From one Eucalyptus grandis isolate ANBG69807.140 chromosome 9, ASM1654582v1, whole genome shotgun sequence genomic stretch:
- the LOC104420177 gene encoding tyrosine N-monooxygenase: MTKFKFSTIHKNGRSVPQLPPGPAPWPIIGCVPEMLSQKPTFRWIHRLMNEMDTDIACIRLGNVHVIPVTCPKIAREFIKKHDATFSSRPTSMATRTCSGGFLTTILSPYGDQCMKMRRVLVSEIISPVRHHWLKDKRTEEADNLAKYVYNQSKSSSRIVNVRIATRQYTGNVIRKLMFSKRYFGEERADGGPTIAEEEHVEAISTILKYLYAFCISDYFPWLVGLDLDGHEKFVKEAVNTVNNYHDPIIEARIGKWRSFGNSNEESTSSDPHDLLDVLVTLKDSEGKPLLTPEEIKAQVTEIMFATVDNPSNAVEWAMAEMINQPEILKTATEELDRVVGKQRLVQECDIPHLNYIKACIREAFRLHPIVPFNPPHMAMSDAIVAGYFIPKGSHVLLSRLGLGRNPKVWNKPLEFRPERHFTSGFTEVHLTEPDLRFISFGTGQRGCVAPKLGTTMTVMLLARMVQGFDWKAPPNVTSIILDESPENVSLAHPLVAYAEPRLPLHLYP, encoded by the exons atgacaaaatttaagtTCAGTACTATCCATAAAAATGGAAGATCGGTGCCACAACTTCCCCCTGGTCCTGCCCCGTGGCCCATCATTGGCTGTGTGCCCGAAATGCTGAGCCAAAAGCCAACATTCCGCTGGATACATCGCCTCATGAACGAGATGGACACTGACATTGCATGTATTCGGCTCGGCAATGTTCATGTCATTCCCGTGACATGCCCCAAAATTGCTAGAGAATTTATCAAGAAGCACGATGCAACATTTTCGTCAAGGCCTACTTCGATGGCGACACGAACATGTAGTGGTGGATTCCTCACGACCATCCTAAGTCCTTATGGGGACCAATGTATGAAAATGAGGAGAGTTCTAGTTTCGGAAATTATTTCCCCCGTGAGACATCATTGGCTCAAGGATAAAAGAACCGAGGAAGCGGACAACTTGGCCAAGTACGTTTACAATCAAAGCAAAAGCTCGAGCAGAATTGTAAATGTGAGGATCGCCACCAGACAATACACTGGAAACGTGATCCGGAAATTAATGTTTAGTAAAAGATACTTCGGAGAGGAAAGGGCGGACGGGGGACCAACCATTGCCGAGGAAGAACACGTTGAGGCGATATCTACTATACTTAAGTATTTATATGCATTTTGCATATCTGACTATTTTCCTTGGTTGGTAGGGCTTGATTTAGATGGTCATGAGAAATTTGTTAAAGAGGCTGTCAATACTGTAAACAACTATCATGACCCCATAATTGAGGCAAGGATCGGAAAATGGAGGAGTTTCGGCAATTCGAACGAGGAATCCACCAGCAGTGATCCTCATGATTTGCTCGATGTTCTGGTTACGCTCAAAGATTCAGAGGGAAAGCCACTTCTTACACCTGAAGAAATCAAAGCACAAGTAACG GAAATAATGTTTGCCACTGTTGACAATCCCTCAAACGCAGTTGAATGGGCCATGGCCGAGATGATAAACCAACCCGAAATCCTCAAGACGGCGACGGAGGAATTGGACAGGGTCGTTGGTAAACAGAGACTAGTccaagaatgtgacatcccacaTCTTAATTATATCAAAGCATGCATTCGAGAAGCCTTCAGGCTCCATCCAATCGTACCTTTCAACCCTCCACACATGGCCATGTCTGATGCCATTGTTGCTGGCTACTTTATCCCAAAGGGAAGTCACGTGCTATTGAGCCGTCTCGGCCTCGGTCGAAATCCTAAGGTCTGGAACAAGCCGCTCGAGTTTAGGCCAGAGCGGCACTTTACTAGTGGCTTCACAGAAGTTCACCTCACAGAGCCGGACTTACGCTTCATTTCCTTCGGCACCGGGCAGCGTGGCTGCGTGGCTCCTAAGCTTGGGACTACAATGACCGTCATGCTTCTTGCGAGGATGGTTCAAGGGTTTGATTGGAAGGCACCACCTAATGTCACGAGCATCATTCTTGACGAGTCCCCTGAGAATGTATCTCTTGCACATCCACTTGTTGCTTATGCCGAACCGCGTCTGCCATTACATCTCTATCCTTGA